One genomic window of Acidovorax radicis includes the following:
- a CDS encoding PD-(D/E)XK nuclease family protein yields the protein MIPPLNPDLAAITGAQLHPVRDILNEVIALQGRQKAQETRRARELLQHPLVHDLVLTEKVRRRLTGERHNIFEALGVAHKENYHSRFIGYLFNPSSEHDQGDAFLRGLLKWAALQIDLSSAVRESISAYLSRASHRANAKITTEQDAGEYGRVDLVIELPDGTTIAIENKVYAGEQDRQLSRYWQWLRSRPGRAAEQAALIFLTPDGRAGTTAAARDIVVCMSYADLANVLEQGAAACPATALPLIQSVSQYTHLCRSIAIGSAPVTKPNPEIQELLESPAQLEAAFMLAEQLEEKKKAIPRDFALHVVELLNQRLQAASLYQKPWVARLEADNGLLFGIGIDGAFGDHSKCVAEAWNGTLIGGWRKAYENQGFADDALRVEMTQKLAGKSDSWWLCWTSLSGPAREAGSAVAGSTEGLLFLHEDNRDPTHPNAQRLAQELWTFFAPFQERMSALYCPSDDALPNG from the coding sequence ATGATCCCCCCGTTAAACCCTGACCTGGCAGCGATCACCGGCGCACAGCTCCATCCAGTGCGGGACATCCTGAACGAAGTCATAGCGCTGCAAGGACGCCAGAAAGCACAAGAGACCCGTAGAGCACGCGAACTGCTGCAGCACCCTCTTGTGCATGATTTGGTGCTGACAGAAAAGGTTCGACGGCGGCTGACCGGTGAGCGCCACAACATATTTGAGGCGCTGGGCGTTGCTCACAAGGAAAACTACCATTCCCGCTTTATTGGCTACCTCTTCAACCCGAGCAGTGAACACGACCAGGGCGATGCGTTCTTGCGCGGCTTGTTGAAGTGGGCCGCATTGCAGATTGATCTTTCATCCGCTGTTCGCGAGTCCATCAGCGCGTACCTGAGCAGGGCATCGCACCGAGCTAATGCAAAGATCACCACAGAGCAGGATGCTGGTGAATACGGGCGGGTTGACCTTGTCATCGAATTGCCGGACGGCACCACCATCGCCATTGAAAACAAGGTGTATGCAGGCGAGCAAGACAGGCAACTGAGCAGGTATTGGCAGTGGCTTCGATCACGTCCAGGACGTGCTGCAGAGCAGGCGGCGCTCATTTTTCTGACCCCAGACGGCAGAGCGGGGACAACTGCGGCAGCGCGCGACATCGTGGTGTGCATGTCCTACGCGGACTTAGCAAACGTGCTGGAGCAAGGGGCTGCCGCTTGCCCTGCCACGGCCCTTCCACTGATCCAATCCGTATCTCAATACACCCATCTTTGCAGAAGCATTGCTATAGGAAGTGCACCCGTGACCAAACCCAATCCTGAAATCCAAGAACTGCTGGAGAGCCCTGCGCAACTGGAAGCTGCATTTATGCTGGCCGAACAGTTGGAAGAGAAAAAGAAAGCCATTCCTAGGGACTTTGCGCTTCATGTTGTCGAACTTCTGAACCAAAGGCTGCAGGCAGCCAGCCTCTATCAAAAGCCATGGGTGGCCAGACTTGAGGCTGACAACGGTCTCCTCTTTGGCATCGGAATAGACGGTGCCTTCGGCGACCACAGCAAATGCGTGGCAGAAGCATGGAATGGCACGCTCATTGGCGGCTGGCGCAAGGCGTATGAAAACCAAGGCTTTGCAGACGACGCTTTGCGCGTTGAAATGACGCAAAAGCTGGCAGGCAAATCGGACTCGTGGTGGCTTTGTTGGACAAGCCTTTCCGGTCCCGCCAGAGAAGCAGGTTCCGCCGTTGCAGGATCAACCGAAGGACTCCTTTTTCTCCACGAAGACAACCGTGACCCCACGCATCCGAATGCCCAGCGCTTGGCTCAGGAGCTTTGGACTTTCTTCGCACCCTTTCAAGAACGGATGAGCGCGTTGTACTGCCCTTCTGATGACGCGCTCCCTAACGGCTAA